The segment TGTGTGTGCTCCTGAACAATTTACATTATGATTCTACAAATATTGATCCAAGATACGGTATATAAACATTTATATTTAGAGAGAGGACGAACCCGATAAAGCAACCAAGTCCCTGGTGGAAAGACCAAGAGCATTGAACCTGGAAATGAGTCGATTCAAGTTGGAAGTTGGCGCAGGAATGCCATTATTTGCAGCAGCCCGACTTGCACTCCTTGCATCTCTTCTTCCAAGCTTCACGTCCCAATTGGGTCCTCCCaactacatacatatatataccaaaTGAGTATTATTAATTCTCTCAACTACCCTTTCCTTTTATAGATACTTAGTAAGAGGGTTTACAAGTTTAACAGAGTCCCTAGCAGCAATGGCCAATATATCTGCACAAGAAACAACACCGGGACAAACATTCTCTACTGCAGACTTGATGTCGTCAATCACATCGAATCCTCGAGCTGAGTTTCGATTTGGGACTGCATTTTTCTCTCCCGTGAATGACGACGTATCGTCCAGTAGCAATGATCCATCACATCCCTATCACCCACAATTATACCTTATTATCGGGATGTGAGAAAATGTGTCCTATAAATCCTTACTTTTTAATGAAAAGGTCTTATGTTTTAAACGTTTACgataaatgatatttcaaataatgATACTAAAGCAAGAACATGCCCTCCAAGTATGATAAAAAGTTTGAATTTTGAGAGTAGAAGAAATTACATTAACAAAGCAGTCATGGAAGAAGAGTCGAAGCAGTGAAGCACCCATGCGGGCCTCTTTCATTATAGCAGAATGAACAGTGAATTTGACAGTTGAAAACAAGTTTGGACATGATTTTGAGTAATAATCGGTTGAAAGTTGAGCATTGCTGCTGCTGGTGATTCCCCAGAAAAGCACAAGGAGAAGCAAAGTCTGGGAAAACTTGGAAAAAGAAGAAGCCATATGTAGGATTAATTTCAAGTAAAAATGTGCGTTCAAGGTTGCCAAATCGTCGCTTTATATAGAGATGTCCTCAAGGTTAATTAAATACTCTTCACAATGTGCATGCTATATTTTACGTCCTCAAAAAACAAAACTTTACATAATTTAAAACTATTAAAAGGAAACTCTTTTTTGACTATTCctaatttatttgaattttatatttgTTACATACATATATTCCACCTAAGCTTACCTCAAGTAAGAAGCTTAAGTCAAACTTAGTTCAAGGTAAATTTTTATTTACTAATGCTTGATTAACCAAAAACTAGTTAAACTTTGATGCTTGACTTCATATAGATTATTTCTACATCGGCTTCAACTTAAGTTTGATTAGCCTTATTAATTACTCAAAGCATTAGCATACTTAAATTGGCTTGCTTCATAACTCCACCttgatttcaatttaaaattttcattacttttctttttctaaaaaaaaaaagaaaaaaaactgacTCCAACTGTAGTTTGAATTACAAGTTTCAATACtaattaaaacaataataataaatcagAAAAAAAAATAAGTCGGACTCAATAATCAACCTAATTATTCTAGTTCTTTTAGAGTCAAATTTGAGTGGTTTATAAGTACAAATATCTCATTTACATTTTTAATTCtatctattttaaaaaaaaaaaatatgctTATACATATCGCCTTAATTAAACTCCAAGTTTATTTTTGAGTAACAATTTAATTACGAATGACAAAACTTGTAGATGAAGACATAACTAGTTAAAACgggtgaaagtattatggaagtcTCTGTATTATGAGTTATATTGCATTTTGTCTCATTTATTcgaaaaataggtaaattagtcaCTAAATGTTAAATTAAAAAGGGAATTGGTCCATTCTATTGCTAAAAACAAATATAGCTGACTAAATAACCAGGCTGTTACACATTGTGTGCCATGTATACTTCGTTATAGCGTACAAGAACTCGTTTTAAATATTAGAAATGAGTAAAACTTTTAACAGAATAactaatttactctttgatctaactaATTTACTCAATTGCTTAGCaaagagatgaaaataaaatttaacttttgATACAAAATCTTGCAGGGTGAAAACTTTAAAACACGTCTTTTACTTAGTTTGAAAAGATCTATTCTCAATGAGTTGGTGATATGTTTGACCTCAAATTATGAAGAAAGGCAGTGTTGATGGGTATCAAAATTTCAAAGCCATTGTACCCCACATTCAGACagcttagttaattaattaatttaattatggtTTGGTGAAGACTTGAGATCTCCGATAACGAAAATACGTAAGGATTTTAACCTAAACCATGATCTTCAGCATATTCGCTTTGATGATTTCAAACTCTCTTCATTTGTGAGGACCCAGCATTAGTTCTAGATAACACATGATCCTCAGAATTTTGatgatttaattatattttagtatTAGGAATTTAGAGTTATCTATTTTTAGGTATAATTAAAAAGTTGAAAAGACTGTTGCTAACAATCTCTTGATTCGGTGGCAAGGGCTATATTGATATACGCATAgaaatttgagtttaattctaAGCAACTTTATTCCTCTCCTCTAATTATCAAAAAAAAGATTAAAAGGTTTTATAATCtcctaaatttttcaaaattaattaaattttatattttttcctACTCAATTAATCTCTATCGTTAAATTTAACGGTCAATTGTTACAAAGTaacaacaaatataattttttcTAGATATTTTCACCACGTGGTATGCTAAAATTGTACCATGTgatttaaaatgatattttatatttaaaatcattaaaaatctttaaaaaaattaaagaaaatcataaaaaatttaaaattataaaatattgaagtgcaaaaatataaaaatatataaaactattagaaatgacaaaaaaataatatataagaatAGTTCAAATTGTAAAaggttattaaaaataataaattatataaattaaaaatataaattatgaaaatatgaaatttgtaaaaaattatgaatttatatatatataacattattaaaatatttaaaaattaatgaaatatttaaaaatattataagaaacataaaaattagaaaatatacttaaaatatttaaaatatttcataaattatTTGTTGTACTCGTGCTAAAGCTTACACCTTTTATCCATTGTGAACAATGTTTTGAAAGGTAAAGTAAGGTGAGAAAACGGGTTAAGAAGGCATGATATTGTTGCAAGGTtgattattaataattatttaaaaattattacaaTGCAAAAGActgtataataatttttatatacaaTTCGaatcattttaataataatttacatatacaaattttaaatataaaattattatttcaattttaatttgaacttttaaattcaaatatatataaattattaataaaattaaatatataaaaagttatttgtttcaattttaaataattattaatattttttataatttctaaattCTTTATAGTTTGAAGTTCATCTAGAATGAATCGGACAAAATTATCTCCAAGTTTATTCAAGatgtaattttattaattttttaattatttataattttgaaagTATATTTATTTAGAAAAATTGTTGACCTAACATATCACATCAATATCCTTCCATGTGGCATATTATGTTGGTTATCATCAACTACATCAACTTcgttaatgattaaattaatcaattaatGGTTTCTCTTAATGAAATGAACTAATAATTATTCATTAAA is part of the Gossypium arboreum isolate Shixiya-1 chromosome 5, ASM2569848v2, whole genome shotgun sequence genome and harbors:
- the LOC108449905 gene encoding peroxidase 4-like isoform X2, encoding MASSFSKFSQTLLLLVLFWGITSSSNAQLSTDYYSKSCPNLFSTVKFTVHSAIMKEARMGASLLRLFFHDCFVNLGGPNWDVKLGRRDARSASRAAANNGIPAPTSNLNRLISRFNALGLSTRDLVALSGAHTIGQARCTSFRARIYNESNIDLSFAKTKQSNCPRSSGSGDNNLAPLDIQTPTYFDNKYFNNLIGKRGLLHSDQELFNGGSTDSIVRAYSKNPSSFSSDFVTAMIKMGDISPLTGSKGEIRKNCRRVN
- the LOC108449905 gene encoding peroxidase P7-like isoform X1, which codes for MASSFSKFSQTLLLLVLFWGITSSSNAQLSTDYYSKSCPNLFSTVKFTVHSAIMKEARMGASLLRLFFHDCFVNGCDGSLLLDDTSSFTGEKNAVPNRNSARGFDVIDDIKSAVENVCPGVVSCADILAIAARDSVKLLGGPNWDVKLGRRDARSASRAAANNGIPAPTSNLNRLISRFNALGLSTRDLVALSGAHTIGQARCTSFRARIYNESNIDLSFAKTKQSNCPRSSGSGDNNLAPLDIQTPTYFDNKYFNNLIGKRGLLHSDQELFNGGSTDSIVRAYSKNPSSFSSDFVTAMIKMGDISPLTGSKGEIRKNCRRVN